The Hippoglossus hippoglossus isolate fHipHip1 chromosome 24, fHipHip1.pri, whole genome shotgun sequence genomic interval atgataaagcctatagttgGGGATGGATCAGGTGAGTCATGAACCATCGCCTAGTTATGCCTCTATAGGCCTATAGTGCTAAACGTCCATGGAAAtgcatgaacacatactggcTCAGATGTACTAAATAGCCTCTTGTGACCACAGCCTTATCGCAACAGGAAGTCATAGGTGTTGTATTTTAATTCATCTCAGAACCTATTAGACTCACTTCAAAATCACTGTGTTCAATATCGAGAGGTCCACGACTAAAAATCTTCAGATATGCCCAAACCTGAAGCAAAATTTATATGCCAACATTTAGTAGCAAAATGGGTCAATAGCGCCCCCTATCAAATTTCAACAAAGCaaagtaaatggtctgtattttctagtcttgatgaccagtGAAAGCGTTACGTTAGTCTTAAAATACGGTGTAAATTatgccgtttcgagtcgaatatgaatgttggggcttggagcttggatgacaccacacgagcagtatggaggcatgttatgttttttttctgttgttttattacgttttAAACTTTTCCAGACtttcaattgtatcggattttgtaaaagttaaaaactaCTCAAACAATCTAATTGGAGCACATAGAATTCTTAAATGGTTGCCaacataattattaataatgaattattaaaattaaGAACAAAACACTTGGAACAACTTAATTTTAAGCAGTATTCAAcctaaatgtttgtgtttattgtagCAATTCTTAAGTAAGTAGTAATTAAAAATACCTTTCATTGCAAAGGAAAAGCTAATTGACCTAACTCAATGTTGGTTGTTGGTTGACGGTAATTTCATAATAAGTTGCCATGACTCAAAAAAGATTGACGCAAACTGTTGTGTTAATTTTTCTTGTTGAGCCTAGACATTCGTTTTTAGAGTGTATCTACTTGAGTATTTTACACAAACTCACAGTTGGATGCCGCTAAAGAAGGATCCGAAGAGTCCCATCATGCCGAGGAACTCCACACGGCTCAGGTTCTTCACAATGAATTCCTCACAGATGTTGGAGATCCCATACAGTGTTGCTCCTCCCAGAACCAAAAGATCCCCGAATAGCTTCTGTTCGCCTGGACAAATGAGGGAGAACAAAAAAGAAGTGGGTAAgagatgaaaagtgaaaaacactACTGTGATCAAATGAGCAGGAGGCCGACTGCGTCCCAAACAAACTGGCATCATCCACAAGTATTTGCACTTGTCACATTGAGGTCAGGAAAGCTAGGCCTGTCAAAGTCAAAGGGGCTAACAGAATTCATTGTAAATGTATGGTGCTGTGTACTCTCACTATGTTTGTGTCTGGAGGTGGTGCTCACCAAGGCCTTGCTGCCGACCAAGTAGGATATCAGCTCCGACCATGCAGCCGATACCCAACAGGCACAGCCCTGCCCCAACAAAGTGGGCTGCCTTGTACCTCACCAAGAGAAAAAACCAGGACAGCAGCAGGACCACCGGGATGACAAAACAGTCTAACAACTGAGAGGaaggacacagagaaacaaacacacacacaaataatgaaCTCTTTGATTTATGCTTCAGTCATTTCCagctctgttgttgttttctcctcctgcttggGTTTACCATCAGACTGGTGATGTCAGACTgtggcaaacacacaaaactgtgtCCGAAAGATGGGTATGCCACTTCTCACACGTAAGTtgggatctataaaaacaaacttgacattGTGACCCAAACGTATGAAGATTTTGAAGACGGGAACATGGCGATGCAGACGTCAGATAGTGAATTGAAGACAGATTATAAATCCACTTATCATAAACATGAAGACCAGCAGTGTGATTTGTGCTTAGACATAGctgttccataagaaccttCATTGTAAaggatataaaacaacttactctctgataccataaaatggcaGAGTTGCAGAAACAAGAGATTAACAGTTTTTGATAATATTCTGCCACTATGCATGTATCACCAAGAACAACTTTAGTTTtcatatagtgtgtgtgtgtgtgtgtgtgcgtgcgtgcgtgcgtgcgtgtgtgcgtgtgtgtaaaatcgctgcagtgaatATGACTGTGCTGTCACGCACACAGAGCACACTGGATACCacttacaaaaaataaatgaactatCACACAGACCGCACCGAcagaaccgaaccatcccagtacaaacagaAGTACTCACCACTCTGGGTTAATTagatatatgtgtgtgatatGATTAACACTGTATAATGCGGGAGAGCGCTGTCTATAAAGTTATTAATTTTATATGAACTGCCGCTAATTTACCATTCAATTCaactcaattacattttatttgtatagtcaaatcacaacatacattatatcaaggcacttaacatagcaaggtcaagaccttaaaaatgttaattattattataattattataataatctgGCTAGAAACATGGCTACgctgtacattttatttgattcctGTTGGACTGGTCTTAAATGACTCCTGAGTCGGGTTGAGATCTGGGGACTGACAGGGCCTAAGCATGTGACTCACATAGATGTCATACTCATCAGACCACTCAGTGAGCCGTTGCGCTCCATAGATGGGAACACTGTTATCCTGGAAGAAATCCCTTCATCAggataaaaatgttcatcatAGGATGAAGGTGATCAATCAGAGAAACTTTGAATTGATTTGCAGAGACACCTTTTAAAAAGACAAGTGGAGCCAAATCAGTAAAAGGCTTTACTGTGgatctggtgcagcttgacagAGCCACCAGATCCACTCACAGTTGTGGTGGAGCATTTAGGCCTGTACCATTTTCTTGGAATACATCAAACAAGCCCACTTCGAGAGAATATGGTAAAGGTTGACTCATCTGACTGTTTTCCACATCTCTGCAGACCAGTGTCTGTGGTTTTCATACCATTCAAGTCTCTGATGTGTGTTGACCTTTGCAATGAAGGGTTTATCCACTGCAGCCCCATTACCCTATGCCTCTTTGTTTAACTCTCTGATCGCATCatgctctgacattttctgtcaCCTGAGGAAGGGTTgctcttctgtcttttctttcacaTCACACTAATGCACAGAGATCACGGTCATCAAATCGGTGAGGCTGCTGTGAACTTCCATGCTAATGTTCTCACACTGACAATGGTAtcatgctgatgtttagcaggGATAATTCATTATACAGTCACCATCTTGGTTTAGTTTAGGATGTTAGCATGCAAGGATTAGCTAATTAGCACTCACTACAAAGTACAGCTGTGGCTGATGGGAGTACTGTCTGGGAATCATGAATTTTATGTCCATCAAGTGGATGTTGAAGTATTTCATTTTATCACCAGTCATTAGGGGCCTTTTCTTACACCCCCTGTAAAGTGTCTATGCTAGTTCCAGACCAACACAGTAGTCAAATTCAGTGCCCAAGCTGTTTAAATAGTCAATGTACCTGCGGTCACCTGAGCACCGATGGGCGTCttggtcttaaaatgaggtGAGGTCAGGccctgtggctcaggaggtaatCCGGCTCATCcattaaccagaaggttggtggtaCAATGCCTGGCTCCACATGCCGAAttatccttgggcaagacactgaaccccaaatttctCCTGATGGCTGTTGGCAGTGTAGGATTGAAAAAACGTGCAGCACATAGTAACGCtgctgtatgcatgtgtgtgtgaatgggtaaatgtggcttgtagtgtaaagtgctttgagtgaacaataagactagaaaagcgccaCATAAATATAGTCCTTTAATCATTGTTAGTGGATTGATATCTTGAGGCAGTGGAAAGCTACTCTCCAACAAAAACCTGCAGTGGTTCAGTATCCGACTGTTATTTTAAGGCTCATTATCAACGCTattcacaaacatttacatttacacacagacatgatctGCCCATGTGAAACCATTTCTTCTGCAGAGAACTTCAAAAATCCCCCATTATAATCAGCCAAAGTACAAGTGTACCTGGGTTTTGAAGGGAATGGAAGATGGGACTCGTTTGTTTCATGTAATGCCAAAAACACATCCCTGATTAATTAATAGAATCACACACAATCAAGCATGCATCTGGTGCAGCAACCCTTTTCTCTCCTGTAAAAGTAGATTTGGACCATAAGCTCAGATGGTTAAAATAGAGCCATTAGATTATTTGGGACCTTGAATgtctgtaaaaaatgtaatgtgatcCATCCAATAGTATAAATACTATTTATTATGCTGTTCAACAGAGATATATTGACTTTCACTTGTTGGTATGGGGTTTGCTCCAAAAACAGAGGATCCTACATTTACAACAATGCAACCCAGGAGCATTCTTGTTTCTTTAGCATTACCACAGTTTGTAATTTAGATCACCAGGGTTACTTTCTCAGACAAAGCTCCCACATCAGCCATAAAAGACATTATACCACAggctgacgcacacacacacacacacacacacacacacacacacacacacacacacacacacacaaacacgtactACAAACCTGTACACTGGAGAGTGTAGTGTACTGGTAAGCCTTCAGGACCAGATAGTTGGCCTCGATGTCTATAAAACCCAGAATCATGTATTTCCACCAGCGTTGCTTCAGAATGGCCAGCAGGTTCCCTTCTCCTGGTGTGACACACAGCAAATACAatgaaaaaagtgttttataaagGTTACATCAGcggaacagaacagaaacactgtttacGCTGCCGGACTTCTTAGAACATTCTGAATTCCCTGTACAGTATGAAAAATCCTTCCCTGCTTACTAGTTTGGGTCAAGAATCATCGGAGTCTGTGATCATTTTCACCCACAGCCGCTGCATCAGCTGCAcagcggctgtggctgaggggctGCATggcgaagtgtccttgggcaagatactgaacgtAGAATTGTCcctcatagatgcactgtatgaatatgtgtgtgaatgggtaacGGCAGTAACCTGTACTGtgaaagcactttgagtggtcatcaagactagaaaagcgattttatataaatacagccaGAGAGGGAATGTGAACTGCGACAGCGAGCAGTGGAGATGACCCTGTCCAGTTCAGCATGATGCCCGAGGACTTGGAAGAATGGAAGCAGtacaccccccaccaccctccaCAACTCCCCTGTTTGCCCACCCTCATGTgccagttgttttttaaaacacctACCTTGAATTTTGCTTACATGAGACACTGAGTCCATTTTGAATGCAAACAACACCTTCATGCAGACACTAAAGATACATAAACTCTCAGGCTGGTTTCTAATGGTGAGGCTTCAGGTAgatgtgcatgttttcattcagcCAACACAagcttttttcctcctcttatGTACAGTATGCTAATTATGATTTAGTTTCTTTAAGTTAGTTACGTATATTCTCTGTATAACTAGAAAGGAACTCTTTAGGGTCCCTACCTCCACCAAAGGCCCAATGttctcctcatgaaaccacagttaaattcactagatccagatttatatttgcgatctgcaccaaattgtacagttcatagatatcagtctcctacatttttttttatcaagatcctTGGATTAatctcagagaaatcaaggaTAATGAAAATGACCCATTCcgcatccttccatcaagtttcatgctAATCCGTAcctagtttttgtgtaatcttgcttacaaacaaaaaaaacaactaacaaatggacaggggtgaaaacataccCTTCATGATGGAGGCAGTTAGGGCAGCTAATACAGTTCAGTTCCCAGTTTCAAAGAATTAACAGTAATTCTCTGAACTTGTACCTGGAACTATGATTCTCTTTGAACCAAACACCACAGTAATGAAAGTTGAACTGTGACTCATATTTTGGCGACACATATTGAAGTATGCAGCACAGTATGATATGTAAAAGACGTGTTAGAGCTAGAGGTGGGCCATGTGTGAACAGGACGGATACCAAAGGAAATGGATCCTTCTCCACACAGTTGCATCATGTtatgaatacataaatattCATTTGGTGCATGCTATACTTTTTGATGCTATGCTGctattgtttgagtgtttgcaCATTTGTTAGTGTCTATTACTTacaatttgaaaatgtcttGTGTGTTAAGATGCATAACAGGGAGGAgtgaaatgcacacacacacacacacagacacacaaacaattcCCCAAGTATTTTCTGTGTGTACCTTGCCTGACTGCCAGTGTCGTGGTGTAGACCAAAAACAGCAGGATGTAGTTGAGAAAGCTCTGGAACACTGGTGTGTTAGCGTGGAAGTCATCAGCCAGGTACTTGCTGATCAGACTAATAGCACAGATTAACAAGGACAAGACCTGGCCCAGAGCCAGGGTCACCAGGAGGTCTCTGCAGAGGACAGGGGACATGGGCAAAGCTCATCAGTGTTTCATTTGACATCATTAACACAATGAAATAGAATAATATTAGCCAGTACCACGTCAGCATCACTCAGcttcatatatactgtatgtctctGTCATGTTgcaaattaacacacacacacacacacacacacacacacacacacacacacacacacacacacacacacacacacacacacacacacacacacacacacacacacacacacacacacaaataaacacacaccaaGCCTGAAATCCCACTTCAATATGCAACAATCTTGTCCATTTGGGGGCAGTGGGAACAAGAGGtgaacaaaacactgaaaaacactgacacctgTCCACTTTCAAATCTCTACTCAAGACTCATCAGAACTGCTCTTAATGTATGACAAcgttatgttgtgttttcatctttagtgtgtgtgtgtctttgagttccttgaaaagtgctatacaaataaaaggtattgtttttatgattatttttattattattatcggcACAGATAGCACTGGACCACGTTCCAAATGTGGATTGCTCTGTAGATTTAAAGGTGATGCTGGAGTTCAGCATTAAAGGAATAACTCACTGCTGGGAGGATCGccttcaaataaaatatgtgtaCCTATGTAAggtggataaaaaaaatgtaattggtgCAGTATGActtgagaaaacagagaaaaaggacTGTGGTATTCCCTTTCCCCCAAAACATATAGAAATACTCCAACATAAATGAGCCAGGCCTCTCCAATTTGAAGCTTG includes:
- the slc35f1 gene encoding solute carrier family 35 member F1 isoform X1 translates to MISVVSTVESVPRGTGTPAPSLYQRIRKVLTRDLLVTLALGQVLSLLICAISLISKYLADDFHANTPVFQSFLNYILLFLVYTTTLAVRQGEGNLLAILKQRWWKYMILGFIDIEANYLVLKAYQYTTLSSVQLLDCFVIPVVLLLSWFFLLVRYKAAHFVGAGLCLLGIGCMVGADILLGRQQGLGEQKLFGDLLVLGGATLYGISNICEEFIVKNLSRVEFLGMMGLFGSFFSGIQLAIMEHKELLKVSWDWQIGLLYVAFSGFMFGLYSFMPVVIKRTSATSVNLSLLTADLYSLFCGIFLFHYKFSGLYLLSFFVIILGLVFYASSSTYVVQDPRVYKQFRNTGSQLANDPPPLRPGLPEPSVTYTSLGPEPAEELPVRVA
- the slc35f1 gene encoding solute carrier family 35 member F1 isoform X2 — encoded protein: MISVVSTVESVPRGTGTPAPSLYQRIRKVLTRDLLVTLALGQVLSLLICAISLISKYLADDFHANTPVFQSFLNYILLFLVYTTTLAVRQGEGNLLAILKQRWWKYMILGFIDIEANYLVLKAYQYTTLSSVQLLDCFVIPVVLLLSWFFLLVRYKAAHFVGAGLCLLGIGCMVGADILLGRQQGLGEQKLFGDLLVLGGATLYGISNICEEFIVKNLSRVEFLGMMGLFGSFFSGIQLAIMEHKELLKVSWDWQIGLLYVAFSGFMFGLYSFMPVVIKRTSATSVNLSLLTADLYSLFCGIFLFHYKVLSKSHATLVLI